One Roseimaritima multifibrata DNA window includes the following coding sequences:
- a CDS encoding alpha/beta hydrolase — MILHVHRVLVSTIIAGILITNVPYSQAQVDTPEGTSQMPYLNVPLPTMGGTQVWTDHRNINGWRLQQNVITGHWRLLDPSDIRRAWGDRESCQNKFPQLTDSELEAAAPKEVVILLHGLMRSKHSMRGLKKRLEACEDAPQVIEFSYASTRSGIADHAAALREVVESLPGTPKINFVGHSMGNIVVRHAIGDWQNSSDPCNVLSRLDRIVMIGPPNQGAAIARRLGKLGLFKVITGQGGMELGPIWTDLEARLATPPCPFAVIAGDLPSGIPQNPLVDGNSDFVVSVDEARLEGAEVFRTVPHIHSFMMDQQEVQDIVIDFLELSENTES, encoded by the coding sequence ATGATCCTCCACGTCCATCGCGTTCTCGTGTCGACCATTATCGCTGGGATCCTGATCACCAACGTCCCGTACTCTCAGGCCCAAGTCGATACCCCCGAAGGAACCTCGCAAATGCCTTACCTCAACGTTCCTCTCCCAACGATGGGAGGGACCCAGGTTTGGACGGATCATCGGAATATCAATGGCTGGCGTCTGCAACAGAATGTGATTACCGGTCATTGGCGATTGCTGGACCCGAGTGACATTCGCCGGGCCTGGGGCGATCGTGAATCCTGCCAAAATAAGTTTCCCCAACTGACCGACAGCGAACTTGAGGCGGCCGCGCCCAAAGAGGTGGTCATCTTGCTACATGGCCTGATGCGCAGCAAGCATTCCATGCGAGGTTTGAAAAAACGGCTGGAAGCATGTGAAGATGCCCCGCAGGTCATCGAATTCTCGTACGCCAGCACCCGCTCCGGCATCGCCGACCATGCAGCCGCTTTGCGTGAGGTGGTGGAAAGTTTACCGGGAACCCCCAAAATCAATTTTGTAGGTCACAGCATGGGCAACATTGTGGTTCGGCATGCAATCGGAGACTGGCAAAACAGTAGCGACCCCTGCAATGTGCTTTCGCGATTGGATCGCATCGTGATGATCGGCCCGCCGAACCAAGGTGCCGCGATTGCCCGCCGACTTGGCAAACTTGGCTTGTTCAAGGTAATTACCGGCCAAGGTGGAATGGAATTAGGCCCGATCTGGACCGACCTGGAAGCTCGCTTGGCGACCCCACCCTGCCCCTTTGCTGTAATTGCCGGCGACCTCCCTTCAGGGATCCCGCAAAATCCGTTGGTCGATGGCAATAGCGACTTTGTGGTCAGTGTGGATGAGGCTCGACTGGAAGGGGCCGAGGTTTTCCGCACCGTCCCCCACATCCATTCCTTCATGATGGACCAGCAAGAGGTGCAGGACATCGTGATTGACTTTTTGGAACTGTCTGAAAACACCGAGAGTTAG
- a CDS encoding exonuclease domain-containing protein, which yields MDFTAIDFETANQRPDSACQLAAVVVRNGLITAKHCWLIRPRPLSFSPFNIRIHGIAPEQVANEPDFAGHWPDIAKVLNDTCLVAHNAPFDIKVLNACLQTHQIDSPVFSFTCTRLIAKRTWPAWGRYGLKPISERLDIHFRHHDALEDSIACAKVLLAAAQQRQVTTMETLEDSLCIERGESGPAGYRGACQRKKRRTQRSAKPPTRQNAPLPSPPSAAPSLDFHRLLLRAEMLRTLTGKQVHIRGPFQILQAEQICTLIERLGGLLSTKASNLSEVATAPDDTDVQIVGQNGPADGDPSGPPITWTEEQFLQTLVGR from the coding sequence ATGGACTTTACTGCAATCGATTTTGAAACCGCCAACCAGCGCCCCGACAGTGCTTGTCAATTGGCAGCGGTGGTTGTTCGAAATGGTTTGATTACCGCGAAACATTGCTGGCTGATCCGGCCTCGTCCTTTGTCCTTCAGCCCATTTAACATCCGAATCCATGGAATCGCACCGGAGCAGGTCGCTAACGAACCCGACTTCGCTGGCCATTGGCCCGACATCGCAAAAGTCCTGAACGACACTTGCTTGGTCGCCCACAATGCTCCGTTTGATATCAAGGTTTTAAACGCCTGCTTACAGACACACCAAATCGATTCGCCAGTGTTTTCGTTTACTTGCACCCGATTAATCGCAAAACGGACTTGGCCCGCTTGGGGCCGCTACGGATTAAAACCAATCTCGGAGCGTCTAGACATCCATTTCCGACACCATGATGCACTGGAGGATTCGATAGCCTGTGCGAAGGTGCTGTTGGCCGCTGCCCAGCAACGCCAAGTCACGACGATGGAAACGCTAGAGGATTCGCTCTGTATCGAACGAGGCGAATCAGGCCCAGCAGGCTACCGTGGCGCCTGCCAACGGAAGAAGCGTCGCACCCAAAGATCGGCAAAGCCCCCGACTCGGCAAAACGCACCGCTCCCCAGCCCTCCAAGTGCCGCTCCATCGCTTGATTTTCATCGCTTATTGCTTCGCGCCGAAATGCTACGGACGCTCACGGGCAAGCAGGTCCATATCCGGGGCCCTTTCCAAATCCTCCAAGCGGAGCAGATCTGTACACTAATTGAGCGATTGGGTGGACTTTTATCAACGAAAGCAAGCAATCTGAGTGAAGTTGCCACGGCTCCCGACGACACGGACGTTCAAATTGTGGGACAAAATGGTCCCGCCGACGGCGATCCATCGGGGCCGCCAATTACCTGGACCGAAGAGCAGTTTCTACAAACTTTAGTAGGCCGGTAG
- a CDS encoding amidohydrolase family protein, whose translation MNRVLLVFGLFTIASGCRSILGRTLLFLLLGGIGSWLGGQEAAGQETPASKSPNPSPQSKVQAEDKEDLLLADFRPQSQLRAKHTDLRHAKFWAVDVHTHFYYKQRHNRQALADYVELMDRNKIAVCCSLDGKLGSQLDEHLAFLWKDYRDRFVVFAHLDWQGDGVRDQPATWACQRRGFADRVAAQLRAAKAKGISGLKIFKRLGLGYQDATGEYLKIDDPRWDPIWQTCGELGIPVLIHTADPVAFFQPIDRNNERWEELSRHPDWSFYNDQPEDRFPSHESLLAARNRVIARHPKTQFIAAHLGSHGEDLQHVAQWLDKYPNLSVDPASRINELGRQPYTAREFLIRYADRVVFGTDGPWPEARVRYYWRFFETRDESFPYSEKEFPPQGFWRIYGVDLPDEVLKKIYRDNAARLIPGVAERLKAIAQGKKTETRRHGDTETRRHGVKE comes from the coding sequence TTGAATCGCGTCTTGTTGGTCTTTGGTCTGTTTACTATAGCGAGCGGTTGTCGTTCGATCCTAGGGCGGACGCTCCTGTTTCTGCTGCTTGGGGGGATAGGATCCTGGCTAGGTGGTCAGGAAGCCGCAGGCCAGGAGACGCCGGCCTCAAAATCACCAAACCCTTCACCGCAGTCTAAGGTTCAGGCAGAGGACAAAGAGGATTTGCTGTTGGCCGATTTTCGCCCTCAATCACAGCTTCGGGCGAAGCATACCGATCTTCGCCATGCGAAGTTTTGGGCGGTCGATGTGCATACCCATTTTTACTACAAGCAGCGGCACAACCGCCAAGCGTTGGCCGACTACGTCGAACTGATGGACCGAAACAAGATTGCTGTCTGTTGTTCCCTCGATGGCAAGTTGGGGTCTCAACTGGACGAGCATCTAGCGTTTCTGTGGAAGGACTACCGCGACCGGTTTGTCGTTTTCGCTCATCTTGACTGGCAGGGAGACGGAGTGCGAGATCAGCCCGCCACCTGGGCATGCCAACGCCGCGGTTTCGCCGATCGAGTCGCGGCACAACTGAGGGCCGCCAAGGCAAAGGGAATCAGCGGACTGAAGATTTTTAAACGGCTTGGATTGGGTTATCAGGATGCCACGGGCGAGTACTTAAAAATCGATGACCCGCGTTGGGATCCCATTTGGCAAACCTGTGGTGAACTGGGAATCCCCGTGTTGATTCATACCGCCGATCCGGTTGCTTTCTTTCAGCCCATCGACCGGAACAATGAACGCTGGGAGGAATTAAGTCGCCATCCCGATTGGAGTTTCTATAACGATCAACCCGAAGATCGCTTTCCCTCGCATGAATCGCTTTTGGCGGCTCGAAATCGTGTGATTGCTCGTCATCCAAAGACGCAGTTCATCGCCGCCCACCTGGGCAGCCATGGCGAAGATTTGCAACACGTTGCCCAGTGGCTAGACAAGTACCCGAATTTGAGTGTCGATCCTGCCTCGCGGATCAACGAACTGGGCCGTCAGCCGTATACCGCCCGTGAATTCTTGATTCGCTATGCCGATCGAGTGGTCTTCGGAACCGATGGACCTTGGCCGGAAGCACGGGTGCGGTATTACTGGCGGTTCTTCGAGACCCGCGATGAGTCCTTCCCGTATAGCGAAAAGGAATTTCCGCCTCAGGGATTTTGGCGAATTTACGGAGTTGATTTGCCGGATGAGGTCCTGAAGAAAATTTATCGCGACAATGCCGCTCGATTGATCCCGGGGGTCGCTGAGCGACTGAAGGCGATCGCTCAGGGAAAAAAGACGGAGACACGGAGACACGGAGACACGGAGACACGGAGACACGGAGTGAAGGAGTGA
- a CDS encoding protein kinase domain-containing protein — MAGEQTERQTDNERREAEQLSLQATVPPSQIPGYRLERFLGAGAFGQVWVGHDLNTGRTVAVKFYLHRGGVNWSLLSHEVKNLVQLSADRHVVQVLEVGWEGDPPYYVMEYLGSGSLEDLLQSQGRLSVRRSVDIFRRICVGLNHSHGKGVLHCDLKPANILLDQDHEPRLADFGQSRMSNDQKPALGTLFYMAPEQADLEAVPDARWDVYGLGAILYRMLTGNAPHRSNSLLKEMDTAGSLPIRLERYRTTIQASRSPQKHMDRRGVDRALGQIVDRCLDPDPESRFANVQQVLEALDRRDAQRSSRPLMLLGIILPLLLITATSIYAARSMSQSRKRFTTALRAASHDSNQFAAKFAASTLENQISGYFDLAHNEAHDPALLKSLRPLLTSPEFTAMREAVVNGEANEVRDAFLDLPERLAIDRLLEDRVQLHARRNQVNDQAPHLATIFLVDEWGTIFAMGYESPVDRDHQSTARNFAFRSYFHGGREDLPRDTPASEVQPLERTHLSAPFKSTSTNVWKIAVSTPVYLSPEDKRPAAVLVLTTNLGEFQLMQSDGDINQLAVLVDARAGERFGTILQHPLMDRRIDAGKPLGAERFQLPAPLLEQMLTGADIDYQDPMAATPDGGDFSGTWLAAVQEVSVPRSESDPNHSHPSNDHFSDISAEPDQTDLLVMVQYRLSNVEAPVQALLQKLLKEGAIAIVSIISVTFILWYLVHRASDLSIDRRDAKDASRESGSTITAES, encoded by the coding sequence GTGGCGGGCGAACAAACCGAACGACAAACCGATAACGAACGCCGCGAAGCGGAACAATTGAGTTTGCAGGCGACCGTTCCCCCCTCGCAAATCCCAGGCTACCGCCTGGAACGGTTTCTAGGTGCTGGTGCGTTTGGACAGGTCTGGGTCGGCCACGACCTAAATACCGGGCGGACCGTCGCTGTCAAATTCTACCTGCACCGAGGTGGAGTCAACTGGTCCCTTCTTTCCCACGAAGTCAAAAACCTCGTTCAGCTGTCTGCCGACCGACATGTGGTTCAAGTTCTGGAAGTGGGCTGGGAAGGCGACCCACCCTATTATGTCATGGAATACTTGGGGAGTGGCTCCCTTGAGGATCTTTTGCAAAGCCAAGGCCGCTTATCGGTCCGCCGCAGTGTCGATATTTTCCGCCGTATTTGCGTCGGATTGAACCACAGCCACGGCAAGGGGGTTTTGCACTGTGACCTCAAACCTGCCAATATTCTACTTGACCAAGATCATGAACCACGGCTAGCCGATTTCGGCCAAAGCCGTATGTCGAACGATCAGAAACCGGCACTGGGGACACTGTTTTACATGGCCCCCGAGCAAGCCGACCTGGAAGCGGTCCCAGACGCTCGGTGGGACGTATATGGCCTGGGGGCTATCCTGTACCGCATGCTAACGGGCAACGCCCCCCATCGCTCCAACAGCCTACTAAAGGAGATGGACACTGCGGGGTCACTCCCGATCCGCCTGGAACGCTACCGCACCACGATTCAAGCAAGCAGATCGCCTCAGAAACATATGGACCGCCGCGGCGTCGATCGAGCTTTGGGTCAGATCGTCGATCGCTGCCTGGACCCCGATCCTGAATCGCGCTTCGCAAATGTCCAACAAGTCCTCGAAGCACTCGACCGACGCGACGCCCAGCGTTCCAGCCGTCCTCTCATGCTGTTGGGAATCATTCTCCCACTGCTGCTGATCACAGCGACCAGTATCTACGCCGCTCGCAGCATGTCGCAATCCCGCAAACGATTCACTACCGCCCTGCGAGCCGCGTCGCACGACAGCAACCAATTCGCCGCGAAATTTGCTGCCAGCACACTCGAAAACCAAATCAGCGGCTACTTCGATCTCGCTCATAACGAAGCGCACGACCCCGCCCTGCTCAAATCCCTGCGTCCGTTGTTGACTTCTCCAGAATTTACCGCCATGCGCGAAGCGGTCGTCAACGGGGAAGCGAACGAGGTTCGCGATGCATTCCTTGACCTGCCCGAGCGACTGGCAATCGACCGGCTTCTAGAAGACCGTGTCCAGCTCCACGCGCGCAGGAACCAGGTCAATGACCAGGCGCCTCACTTGGCAACGATTTTTCTTGTCGATGAATGGGGGACGATTTTTGCAATGGGTTACGAATCGCCCGTCGATCGTGACCATCAAAGCACGGCCAGGAATTTTGCGTTCCGAAGCTACTTTCACGGCGGCCGAGAAGACCTTCCCCGCGACACCCCCGCCAGCGAGGTCCAACCGCTTGAGCGGACGCATCTATCGGCGCCCTTTAAAAGCACGTCGACAAACGTTTGGAAGATCGCGGTCAGCACTCCTGTCTATCTTTCTCCAGAGGACAAACGACCGGCTGCGGTACTTGTTTTGACAACCAATCTGGGCGAATTTCAGTTGATGCAGTCCGATGGCGACATTAATCAATTGGCCGTTCTTGTCGATGCCAGAGCGGGTGAACGATTCGGAACGATCTTGCAGCATCCGTTGATGGATCGTCGTATCGATGCCGGAAAACCACTAGGGGCGGAACGTTTTCAACTTCCCGCTCCGCTGCTAGAACAAATGCTTACCGGCGCAGACATTGACTACCAAGACCCCATGGCAGCGACTCCCGACGGCGGTGATTTTTCAGGAACTTGGCTGGCGGCGGTTCAAGAGGTGTCCGTTCCCCGGAGCGAATCGGACCCGAACCATTCCCATCCCAGCAACGATCATTTTTCCGACATCAGTGCAGAACCTGACCAGACCGACCTGCTGGTCATGGTGCAGTATCGCCTGAGCAACGTTGAAGCCCCCGTCCAAGCATTGCTCCAGAAACTTCTGAAAGAAGGAGCGATTGCAATCGTTTCGATCATTAGCGTCACGTTTATCCTCTGGTACCTCGTCCATCGCGCCAGTGACTTAAGCATCGATCGCCGCGACGCCAAAGATGCCAGCCGTGAAAGTGGATCGACCATCACCGCAGAATCCTGA
- a CDS encoding cadherin domain-containing protein, producing MSRSSIRAGRLSAHRSSARRRHLFETLESRRLLASVSGQLWADDIPNGVIDSGEGFFANQTVYVDLNNSGSRQNGEPVNLTDAYGRYAFNNLDAGTYAIRQDSGFKQSYPAGFFGLDAKEDGTVQLFEVNSEGDLFRTAIPRIVDAQNPLLTGLVRANDGQLLGTDGTGDGLYQIDSSTGAFDKVGDIGFDIVDGLAYDSATENLYSVGKDSVDPDRHYLIQIDQATGVGTAIGVGVDDLGDVADLTFEPGTQQIVGYSNSAGQFFRFGLDGTGSLLAPAAEPVQTGSLTFDGTDLVMASDGDASGQQWLKVNPITGAVEPGLVVSESVHPTSLFYAASGPVAQRVTLGQNEDRKEVDFGLDLGPVGVSVIATDGSTDLRRSSREDSFSVVLDRMPLGNVVIDVSSSLAGVAADRNRLAFNAENWQTPQEVKVRLRDDSLSTQTAQVQLAVNGDFSGLAWRNLTPVDVPVNIVYETFDASEIYISEVFLQSSFDTVGTAEQYLELRGEPDSLVPDGTYFVAVDGNSYWAGSIETVIDLSGLRFGSNGFLVLLPDVTAVIPNVEATVLQSTAEGFSGLPDNRFETTESRNAIHYFSIDAQTYMVVHSDSKPELNEDIDTGNRGVIDGVGADWSIHDSVARVWGSTVSLADRVYSPVVFVDNGGSPAFNFTAPPNAVQILGDRIEYMARIGGSVGGTAEDWVGGSVGYENYIGAGWELDDYTYSPITTPAFTRRQLDHVGDYNFIGGVYGEVYADTDRNGERDSGETPLEGVVVLADTNGNGIRDVVTERISASNYVPGIPLDSVSSVATFRVLSSSGNSINRTLTVDTDFQFNRFQNVFSTVSDLGSMTPVFSGYRIRADFFRPVNSASVTFIGGDRNRTAVGWLEAYDANGQLLQIASTANLALGAQQTISVATFNDDIAYFETYYDGFTYDAYITDLQYEQREAIAVTDADGKYRLPMLATDDYQISAGQAGFEIGGAAREAQIERFENFEFNFGMYDNSTPEMGAFRFLLDEHERAGSVIGSVFAIDPDLEQTLQYRIAGGSGADAVAIDSSTGRLTVRRPQDLDFEQSPTVVLAVEAVDPLGEIASGTVTIDLKDINDQPTIVNRALSVSEKANEGSVIGRIEFFDVDSGLAGEASLSLLNDDGTFSIDSQTGMVRLIDNSSLDFETRPRLTLLVEVVDQGNPATKRLAEIPVVVRDSNESPSILTESLIVSEAVPARGAVGKVAISDVDAGQNHFFRIVGGTGQNAFVIDRLSGMISLGSEPLDYETSPTYTVDVLVSDSGSPSLSDSRTIQIDVTNINEPPVLPPLNLDVVENVAAGSVVAELAAIDPESGQEVRYKILGGSAQYDFDVDPVTGLLTVASGADLDFEKYPNKVLTVEVSDNGSPPASLVRDIPVQLQNAPEYPLIESNQFQLLETLKPGAFVGLVQASDPDDGDSIAFEISGGTAASLLEIDSVSGALTVADAASFNFEELQEYSLEVTVSDSSGLAAVRTLLIQIVDGNEAPVFRGDLLDAVVLNDSVRVKHGYPLSLTFEPGIAVDPDAGQTPVLTMIGADGPLADWLSFDPVTGILSGVAEARHIGFHAVALQASDQGNPKASAVHVFTIEVLPNEFAFQNGRDRFDVDNNQIVVASDALAVINYLNRFGSRSLQATDDFYGFVDVNGDNFVSPTDALDIINRLGQLSRQGGMGEAAVPQDIDVGRTGDLEDEAVLLYLDEVSSL from the coding sequence ATGAGTCGCTCTTCTATTCGTGCTGGACGTTTGTCCGCCCACCGATCTTCTGCCCGTCGTCGTCACCTGTTTGAAACGCTTGAATCTCGCCGGTTACTGGCATCGGTTAGTGGGCAGTTATGGGCAGACGATATTCCCAATGGTGTGATCGATTCAGGGGAAGGATTTTTCGCTAATCAGACCGTCTATGTTGACCTGAATAACAGCGGGAGCCGTCAGAATGGCGAGCCCGTCAATCTGACCGACGCCTATGGGCGTTATGCCTTCAATAACCTGGACGCGGGAACCTACGCGATCCGTCAAGATTCAGGATTCAAACAATCGTATCCGGCCGGATTCTTCGGCCTAGATGCAAAGGAGGATGGGACGGTCCAGTTGTTCGAAGTCAATTCTGAGGGCGATCTGTTCCGAACTGCGATACCACGGATCGTTGATGCACAGAATCCGCTTTTGACAGGGCTTGTCCGAGCCAACGACGGCCAATTGCTGGGAACCGACGGTACGGGAGACGGGCTTTATCAAATCGATTCGTCGACCGGAGCGTTTGATAAGGTCGGCGACATCGGATTCGATATTGTAGATGGGTTGGCGTACGATTCGGCGACTGAAAATCTCTATTCCGTTGGCAAGGATTCCGTCGACCCGGATCGACATTACTTGATCCAGATCGATCAAGCGACAGGAGTCGGTACCGCGATCGGAGTTGGGGTGGACGATCTGGGGGATGTCGCCGATCTAACGTTCGAACCGGGGACGCAACAGATTGTTGGCTATAGCAATAGCGCTGGCCAATTCTTTCGGTTTGGTTTGGATGGCACCGGAAGTCTGCTGGCTCCCGCGGCAGAGCCCGTGCAGACGGGCTCTTTGACGTTTGACGGTACGGATCTGGTGATGGCGTCGGATGGGGATGCAAGCGGTCAGCAGTGGTTGAAAGTCAATCCGATCACGGGCGCCGTGGAGCCGGGGCTGGTGGTGAGTGAATCGGTCCATCCCACAAGTTTGTTTTATGCAGCAAGCGGACCGGTTGCGCAGCGTGTCACGTTGGGGCAGAACGAAGATCGCAAAGAGGTCGATTTTGGTTTGGACTTAGGGCCGGTTGGAGTGTCGGTGATCGCAACCGATGGTTCGACCGATCTTCGACGTAGTTCCCGCGAGGATTCGTTTAGCGTGGTTCTTGATCGGATGCCACTTGGGAATGTGGTGATCGATGTGTCAAGTTCGTTGGCGGGTGTGGCGGCGGATCGAAATCGATTGGCGTTCAATGCTGAGAACTGGCAGACGCCACAGGAAGTCAAAGTTCGTTTGAGGGACGATTCGTTGTCGACTCAAACGGCGCAGGTGCAGCTTGCTGTGAATGGTGATTTTTCGGGGTTGGCTTGGCGGAATTTGACCCCGGTCGATGTTCCTGTAAATATTGTGTATGAGACGTTTGACGCGTCTGAGATCTACATCAGTGAGGTCTTTCTTCAGTCTAGTTTTGATACGGTGGGGACCGCGGAGCAATATTTGGAGCTGCGTGGGGAGCCCGATTCCTTGGTGCCGGACGGGACCTATTTTGTGGCCGTCGATGGAAACAGTTACTGGGCTGGCAGTATTGAAACCGTGATCGATTTGTCAGGGCTTCGGTTTGGTAGCAATGGATTCTTGGTTTTGTTGCCCGATGTAACTGCGGTGATCCCTAATGTTGAAGCAACCGTTCTGCAAAGTACGGCGGAAGGATTCTCAGGTCTCCCTGACAATCGTTTTGAAACCACGGAATCCCGCAACGCGATTCACTATTTTTCGATTGATGCGCAAACCTACATGGTGGTGCATTCTGATTCCAAACCAGAGCTGAATGAAGATATTGATACGGGTAACCGGGGCGTTATTGATGGCGTGGGGGCCGACTGGTCCATTCACGATTCAGTCGCCAGGGTTTGGGGCAGCACGGTTTCCCTGGCGGATCGTGTTTACAGTCCCGTCGTGTTTGTCGACAACGGCGGTTCACCTGCTTTTAATTTCACTGCACCGCCAAACGCGGTTCAGATTCTGGGCGACCGGATTGAATACATGGCGCGGATCGGTGGTTCTGTCGGAGGGACTGCGGAAGACTGGGTGGGAGGTTCCGTTGGCTACGAAAATTACATCGGCGCCGGTTGGGAGCTTGATGATTACACCTATTCGCCGATTACGACTCCTGCTTTTACACGCCGTCAGCTAGACCACGTGGGAGACTACAATTTTATTGGCGGAGTCTATGGTGAGGTCTACGCGGACACGGATCGCAACGGGGAAAGAGATTCAGGAGAAACGCCACTCGAAGGGGTGGTGGTGCTTGCGGACACGAATGGAAATGGGATCCGTGACGTCGTGACGGAGAGGATTTCGGCGAGTAACTATGTGCCCGGTATCCCGCTCGATAGTGTTAGTTCGGTTGCCACGTTCCGAGTGCTTTCCTCCTCCGGTAATTCGATCAACCGAACGCTGACGGTTGACACGGACTTTCAATTTAATCGTTTCCAAAACGTCTTCTCAACGGTTTCGGATTTAGGTTCGATGACTCCCGTCTTTTCCGGTTACCGGATTCGAGCGGATTTCTTTCGGCCCGTGAATTCCGCTTCGGTGACCTTCATCGGCGGAGATCGGAACCGCACCGCCGTGGGCTGGCTGGAGGCTTATGATGCAAATGGCCAGCTGTTGCAAATCGCATCCACGGCCAACTTGGCTTTGGGCGCTCAGCAAACGATTTCGGTGGCGACGTTTAACGACGACATCGCTTATTTTGAAACCTATTACGATGGTTTTACCTACGACGCCTATATCACGGATTTACAATACGAGCAGCGTGAAGCGATTGCGGTGACCGACGCCGATGGTAAGTATCGCTTGCCAATGTTGGCGACCGATGATTATCAAATCAGTGCGGGACAGGCCGGGTTCGAGATCGGTGGGGCCGCACGTGAGGCTCAGATTGAACGTTTCGAGAATTTCGAATTCAACTTCGGAATGTACGATAATTCGACACCGGAAATGGGAGCCTTTCGCTTCTTGCTAGATGAACATGAACGGGCGGGAAGCGTGATTGGATCGGTCTTTGCAATCGATCCCGATCTGGAGCAAACTTTGCAGTATCGGATCGCTGGAGGCTCCGGGGCCGACGCGGTGGCGATCGATTCCAGTACCGGCCGGTTGACGGTTCGGCGACCGCAAGACCTCGATTTCGAGCAGAGCCCAACGGTCGTTCTTGCTGTTGAAGCGGTGGATCCACTGGGGGAGATTGCCAGCGGTACGGTCACGATTGATTTGAAGGATATCAATGATCAGCCCACAATCGTCAACCGAGCGTTAAGCGTTAGCGAGAAAGCAAACGAAGGATCCGTGATCGGGCGAATTGAGTTTTTTGACGTCGATTCAGGCCTTGCTGGCGAAGCTAGCCTGAGCCTCTTAAATGATGATGGGACGTTTTCGATCGATTCCCAAACCGGGATGGTCAGGTTGATCGATAATTCCAGCTTGGACTTTGAAACGCGGCCACGTTTGACCTTGTTGGTCGAGGTGGTTGATCAAGGGAATCCCGCAACCAAACGGCTGGCCGAAATCCCCGTGGTCGTACGAGATTCCAATGAGTCGCCTAGTATTCTGACCGAATCGCTGATCGTTAGCGAAGCGGTTCCCGCTAGAGGGGCCGTTGGCAAGGTTGCCATTTCGGATGTCGATGCAGGCCAGAATCACTTCTTCCGGATCGTGGGGGGGACAGGCCAGAATGCGTTTGTGATCGATCGTCTATCCGGAATGATTTCGCTGGGATCTGAACCACTCGATTATGAAACGTCACCTACTTATACGGTGGATGTGCTGGTCAGCGATTCCGGTTCCCCGTCCCTAAGTGATTCTCGAACGATTCAAATCGATGTAACGAACATCAATGAGCCTCCGGTTTTGCCACCGCTTAACCTTGATGTTGTTGAAAACGTCGCAGCTGGATCGGTGGTTGCCGAATTGGCTGCGATCGACCCCGAATCGGGCCAGGAGGTGCGGTACAAAATCCTGGGCGGATCGGCTCAGTACGATTTCGATGTCGATCCGGTGACTGGACTGCTGACCGTGGCCAGCGGAGCGGATCTTGATTTTGAAAAGTATCCAAACAAGGTTTTGACGGTTGAGGTTTCCGATAACGGATCACCGCCAGCCAGTTTGGTTCGAGACATCCCCGTTCAGTTACAGAACGCCCCCGAATACCCTCTGATCGAATCGAATCAGTTCCAACTGCTCGAAACCTTAAAGCCAGGAGCCTTTGTCGGTTTGGTTCAGGCTTCAGATCCGGATGACGGGGACTCGATTGCGTTTGAAATTTCCGGCGGAACGGCTGCGTCGCTGCTGGAGATCGATTCGGTTTCCGGAGCCCTAACGGTCGCAGATGCTGCATCGTTTAATTTTGAAGAGCTGCAAGAATATAGTCTTGAGGTGACGGTCAGCGATTCAAGCGGTCTGGCTGCCGTGCGAACTTTGCTGATTCAAATCGTCGATGGCAACGAAGCTCCAGTCTTCAGGGGTGATTTGCTGGACGCTGTTGTGCTGAACGACAGCGTCAGAGTTAAGCATGGTTATCCTTTAAGTTTGACCTTCGAACCCGGGATTGCTGTTGATCCTGATGCAGGACAGACACCGGTCCTGACCATGATTGGTGCCGATGGTCCCTTGGCCGATTGGTTGTCGTTTGACCCGGTAACCGGCATCCTGTCAGGCGTCGCAGAGGCGCGGCATATCGGTTTCCACGCGGTTGCTTTGCAGGCCAGCGATCAAGGGAATCCTAAAGCGAGTGCCGTGCATGTGTTTACCATTGAAGTGTTGCCAAATGAGTTCGCTTTCCAGAATGGACGCGACCGTTTCGATGTGGACAACAATCAGATTGTCGTTGCTTCGGATGCCTTGGCGGTGATCAATTACCTGAATCGTTTTGGCAGTCGAAGCCTGCAGGCGACCGATGATTTTTACGGCTTTGTAGACGTGAACGGCGATAACTTTGTTTCGCCAACGGATGCCTTGGACATTATTAATAGGCTGGGGCAGCTCTCACGGCAGGGTGGGATGGGGGAAGCGGCCGTTCCTCAGGATATTGACGTTGGACGCACCGGCGATCTTGAAGACGAAGCCGTCCTGCTTTACCTTGATGAAGTGTCTAGTTTGTAG